The following nucleotide sequence is from Trifolium pratense cultivar HEN17-A07 linkage group LG2, ARS_RC_1.1, whole genome shotgun sequence.
TTCTCtccaactttttttctttattcgCTCATcatagaggggtgattttgggttaTTAATGACTCAAAACCACTCATCTTCATCGTTTTTCTTGTTATTTATctaaataagtgttattcacatatatttgaattattattttttatgtttttctctcCTAAGTGCGGTGTTATTGGTTTGTTAGTCGTTTTATGCGACGGTTTTTGGTTGTCTCGCCTCTGTGCGCTATTTTGTTTGTACAAAGTGGCAAATCAGTTTTGACTCATTATAGGTTTCAAACAATGATATAATATTTCAGAGGCATAAATACTATAGTTCGAGTAAAGGGCTTATGACAGCTATCACTAAGATCAATTTTCtctcaaccttacaaatatattGTCGGTATGTGGCAGAATCGGTCATCTCAGAGACcaaatataatcaattttttgcGCGAAGacatgtaaatatattttttccagAGTTGGATGCCATCAAAGACTGGATCTCAAATTACTATTAACCTTTGGTCATATGTTGACGAATTTAGTCAGGTTGTTAAGATTTAGATTTTGGGTTGTTAATGCTATATTGTCGGATGAAAGTTTTATATGCATTTTTAGTGAGTATTTAACTATCTCCATCTCTTTGTATTGTTGCTATTTTCacatatgaatgaatgaattttattttattgtaagaaaaagaaaggacgtacaaattaatttttgacaaaatatttaataatcatttaaaaatgactacatgtatatcaattttttttccccaaatttcTTAATTAGAGATAATCATATTCGAAGTATCTTACTATTAAAAATGAATACAAAATCTCAATAGAGACTTAAATTTTAACTCGTCATGTTATAAATGTCTGGTACTTTTCACCAAATTCAACCTTTATTGGTCTGggtttatttacatttttttcaccATGAGTATGAACAAGGATGAAACTAGTAGGGGGATCAACAAAGGTCATGGTGTCCCTCCTATCTGTTTAGGTTGAACCAATTAACATTCGTTAGGTTTAGCCTTCGTAATTTCATATCATTACCTTTAACGGGTACAGCCTCCTTAGAGTACGTCCTAACCTTTAGAAGTTTAGAATTTGACAAGTTCTCTACGTCCGCTTGGTTTCATAATATCAGTGCAGAATTTAAGTATGTGTGCTTCTTAATCTCAAACCTAAccgcagatactgaatttaatggtctcatatagGTAGGTTATAGTATCTCTTTGATTCCGTAGTCTTAGATGTGTCACGGTATCCACTTCGACCCTAGTTACTAACAGAATATGCGCGCGTTCATATATGTCAGtgtataaacaaataaatagagatagtaacaaataataaatgaatagcAATTATAAATAGTCTTGGAAAATAACCAAATTACATGTCTCAAGCGGTTCTAGGGAAGCTCGTCTACTTGACCTAACCCTGATGGGTTTAGCTACTAAAGACCATACaagaagagaaagaataagCATAAAGAAAAACCTTATGCCTTGAGAGCTCCTTAGCCCTCCTTTGCTCCTTAGAGGCTTATAGCTCTCTAAActtttgaatgaataattgtgaaggagaaTAGCTCTATTTATAGTGTTTTTGGACTTGGGCTGCACGCACCATCGTATCGCGTTGATATCCATCGTGGCGAGATGAGATTTTTACTTGGAGCCAAAGATTTTCTGATTTTGCGCAGATTTTCAGCATtttcatcgtggccacgatgcgATCCATCGTAGCCACGATAGAGTTCATAATTAGATTTTTGGTTCAACAACTAATTTCTAGCTCTTtgtcttagctttccaacgcatggtCACAGAACGCGATCCGATACTCATAGCTCCAGTTATGGTGTTTTTGGTATGATGTGgtatttcttcatttttccatCTTGCGCATCGTACCCATCGTGCCCACGGTGCTTCACAGATTTCTCATCGCAGCCACGATACAATCCATCGTGCTACTATGGATTGATTTGTTATAAACTTttaaccgccttctcatcgTGCTACGATGGTCATCCATCGTGGTGCGATgaatttttcaatttctttttttttttgccattttttatgcatttttcacttttcttaATTCTTGATCAAGTAACTTCGTAACTTTAGGTATTTGGCTATTAAAACTACTctaaaatagtattaaaaacatcatataattgactgtcatcaatcGACTAATCATAGGTCGAGTTTACTTACTTTGATAATGgcttataaacaaaaataataaaaaatgattggTATACTTACTATAAAGAAAATAAGGGCATTGTCACCATTTTCCAGCTAATAAAGTTTATtccattgtttttattttttgactaaagttTATTCCATTGTTTAATTTCAATTCATGCATAGATTGATGTCTCTATCAAATCCAACTTGGGTAGCTTTGGTCCAAAAAGCATACTTACTTATTCAATGGCAGGctgttattttttaataatattctgCGGTTCATAAGAACTATCatatttgtcaaaattatttGCTCCGGCATAATTTAATTAGTTAagttataatataaaaagattGCAATTTAAATCTGAAATTCTtcacttaattattttatgaggTAAAATTCTGATcactaaattatatttataatgaGCTGGGAATCGAACCCAAGACCTATATTATGCTacccaaatctctcaccactagaccaaacctaatggcTTTTCTGATCACTAAAttactttacaaaaaaaattgttttcaaagGTTAGCTATGTACTTCTAATATTTAACACACTCTCTAGTTACTATTATGTGgaccactttttatttattgtttttcattttaagttcaagattaataaaatttatttggtaaaattatCAATCTCTgtgatatatttataatttatcgTTGCCTTATGTGCAATGAAtacaataacaattattttgagatagatcaattattagattttttttattgttagtttttggtAGGGGTTGAAAACTAGGTGAATTGTAATATGTATCAAATCAAAACAGACTAACCAATATGAACAATTGAGATAAAATGGgtaaataaaaaactatataaaggGTGTTACTACCTTTCATTATAGCACTACCAAAACCCATTTGGGAAAACATGGGTTCTCAAATGGCCTCTATTACTCTCACTATTGCATTGGCAATAATCACTCTTTGCTTGCCATCCCAAATTTCAGCAAACAACTATATCTATTCAtccccaccaccaccacctaaGCCTTACTACTACCACTCTCCACCACCTCCGGTTCACTCACCTCCTCCTCCTTACCATTACAgttcaccaccaccaccaccaaagaAGCCATACAAATACGCTTCTCCTCCACCACCAGTTTACAAATACAAGTCACCACCTCCACCTGTGTACAAGTATCCTTCTCCTCCACCGCCCGTTTATAAGTACAAGTCACCTCCTCCACCGGTGTACAAGTAcaaatcaccaccaccaccacctaaGAAGCCATATAAATACCCATCTCCACCACCACCAGTTTACAAGTACAAGTCACCTCCTCCACCAGTATACAAGTACAAATCCCCTCCACCGCCAGTTTACAAGTATAAGTCACCTCCTCCACCAGTATATAAGTACAAATCTCCTCCACCTCCACCAAAGAAACCATATAAGTACCCATCTCCACCTCCACCCGTTTACAAATACAATTCACCTCCTCCTCCCTACAAGTATCCATCTCCTCCTCCACCTCCGTACAAGTACCCTTCACCACCACCCCCAGTTTATAAGTACAAGTCACCTCCTCCACCGGTATACAAATACAAATCGCCACCACCACCGGCCAAGAAGCCATATAAATATCCATCACCTCCACCACCAGTTTACAAATATAAGTCTCCTCCTCCACCCGTCTACTCGCCACCTCCACCAGTTTACAAGTATAAATCTCCACCTCCACCAGTTTACTCACCACCTCCGCCACACTATGTCTACTCTTCACCTCCTCCACCGGTCTACTCCCCTCCTCCACCACATTACATCTATGCATCACCTCCTCCTCCTTACCACTTCTAGACAGTGGTTTCCCATTGTATCTCATGGTATGCTTTAAAATGCCACTTCATACGTACAACCTACACTAAACACTCTataattaaaatgttttaatcTTTAAAAAGACGAGTTTCTTTTAGTTATAcattatgagtttaattttaaCTTCCTCCTCTTTTATTACCTATATAACAGTTATGCATGATTCatagtgtatatatatttttacactGAGATTGTATACAAACTAAAAAGTATTGTTATTTCTTGTTAATGATGTACTCCCGAGAAGAATCACGACACACTAATAACACATGCATTACCATACAAAGTTGTCAACACCCACTTGCCATATAAGAGcctatttaatttaaataaaacaattgtCTATTCATAATATTCGCTATACAAATCATTTGCGAgttttagcattttcctaaattAAAACTTATGaacttataatatatatatatatatatatatatatatatatatataataaaaacatcaaataagaGAATCAAAATATGTCATTAAAGGGAATAGAAGTCATTATCTAATATTAGTCTAATTATTATCTTTATACAAATagaatacaatatttttagagtagctttttcttctcatttttatcctttatataaattattttacttaaaatataatttttttatttaattaaataaacaagTTTTGAAATATCTATACTTTTGCCTAAAAATATACTGAATTTTGATGTaacattttctttaaattttaccgtttacttaatttttttgaaataactACCACTATCTCACATGTATTGTTTTTGTGTGCCTAATAATTGATATTAATgtatttatatgtttatatgCTTTTGTAGGATTTGAGGAATATTGGAAATAAAAGAGAACATAGTGCAAAGCAGGGAAGATGCATTTCACAataatagaaggaaaaaaaaagggaaGCAAAGTTTTCCACCACGTATTTCTCTCAAGAAaagtcactttttttttcttatttgttttgttatatATGTATTATATATTGTCATTATTAGTATGCTTGGATTTTGAATTTAGATTGTAAGGCACTGTGTGCAATTTCATAAATGCATTTTGTTTTGAACCTACTTTGTTAAGGGGTTtcgaagaaaataaaatttgaatataatttCTACTTCTCAATCTTTGTATATTTAATTAGAAATTATATTCTACAATATAATTAACTTTGTGGAGACAAAAACTTGAtgtgattttaattaattaattaattaataaatttcatGTTTAAACCATTATTTAATTAGTCCAAGTGATAAGGTCTTGGACCCCTTAAGTTAGTGGTTATGGGATAAATTTATGACTCTCACGTATGAAAAAAACTTGATTGGGATAAGAAATCAATCTTATATGCGCTGCAAATTCCTATCAATACCAGATACTTTGATACCACGTGACAAGATTCAAACTTTCACCCGTAATTCTTAAGTACGAAAATTAAATATGCAAAGTAGGCTAAGTATATTTATtgtataacaaaaaatatgccGTAAAAAGCACAAAGATTTTTAAtgagcttataatttatttatactagtttatgtttgttttgataagttaatttaattaCTACTTCAttcggacacaaatataagaaaaaataatcatttatgcagtgtttaagaaatttagttaagtgtagttaatttttttgatttaatgcaaaacatgagttaaatttattatattaccctttgaaaagtgatttatgccttgaaaatcacataaacttttgaaaagtgaaattattaaataatggtATATTaagaatagtagtattaattaatttaaaaatagttaatttttgcttatatttgtgtccaaaatttaaaatgtttttttcttatatttgtgtccggagagAGTAACTTATATAACTATTCTTTAGTCTAATTTTATCTCTATTATCTTCCTTAACACACGCATTATAAAAATATCCCCAAAATGGCAATTGTTGTTGTTATCTGAATTCTGAAGAGATTGGGTAATTGACAACTTCTTGTTTTAGGATATCTCAATTAAGTTGACAAGTTGTATGTTCACTAGGcgaatttgtttttaatttattgga
It contains:
- the LOC123905794 gene encoding extensin-2-like isoform X2, with protein sequence MGSQMASITLTIALAIITLCLPSQISANNYIYSSPPPPPKPYYYHSPPPPVHSPPPPYHYSSPPPPPKKPYKYASPPPPVYKYKSPPPPVYKYPSPPPPVYKYKSPPPPVYKYKSPPPPPKKPYKYPSPPPPVYKYKSPPPPVYKYKSPPPPVYKYKSPPPPVYKYKSPPPPPKKPYKYPSPPPPVYKYNSPPPPYKYPSPPPPPYKYPSPPPPVYKYKSPPPPVYKYKSPPPPVYKYKSPPPPVYSPPPPVYKYKSPPPPVYSPPPPHYVYSSPPPPVYSPPPPHYIYASPPPPYHF
- the LOC123905794 gene encoding extensin-2-like isoform X1; translation: MGSQMASITLTIALAIITLCLPSQISANNYIYSSPPPPPKPYYYHSPPPPVHSPPPPYHYSSPPPPPKKPYKYASPPPPVYKYKSPPPPVYKYPSPPPPVYKYKSPPPPVYKYKSPPPPPKKPYKYPSPPPPVYKYKSPPPPVYKYKSPPPPVYKYKSPPPPVYKYKSPPPPPKKPYKYPSPPPPVYKYNSPPPPYKYPSPPPPPYKYPSPPPPVYKYKSPPPPVYKYKSPPPPAKKPYKYPSPPPPVYKYKSPPPPVYSPPPPVYKYKSPPPPVYSPPPPHYVYSSPPPPVYSPPPPHYIYASPPPPYHF